The following are from one region of the Thermoproteus uzoniensis 768-20 genome:
- a CDS encoding transcription factor — MVERSVSFEFNSPEYGKLARKMVEMLYSRKEQLSDDRIAILMNISTAEARRILQFLSKTNMIGVVKTTTPDYRVEYTWYVDDVVITNAIKKRIELVSGKLALLVRALAEGTYYVCPNCHRRYSLDEELAYNGICPICKVQLIYINNIDEINRVTKILEKLERYASSI; from the coding sequence ATGGTGGAGCGTAGCGTCTCCTTCGAGTTCAACAGCCCCGAATACGGCAAGCTCGCCCGAAAGATGGTGGAGATGCTTTATTCCAGGAAGGAGCAACTCTCGGACGACCGGATAGCTATCTTGATGAACATATCGACCGCCGAGGCCAGGAGGATACTCCAGTTCCTCTCGAAGACGAATATGATAGGGGTCGTCAAGACGACGACTCCGGACTACCGAGTCGAGTACACGTGGTATGTTGACGATGTGGTGATAACGAACGCCATAAAGAAGAGGATAGAGCTCGTCTCCGGGAAGCTGGCCCTCCTCGTGCGGGCCCTGGCCGAGGGGACCTACTACGTCTGCCCGAACTGCCACAGGCGCTACTCGCTCGACGAGGAGCTAGCCTACAACGGCATATGCCCTATATGTAAGGTCCAGCTAATTTATATAAATAATATTGATGAAATAAATAGAGTAACTAAAATCCTCGAAAAACTAGAGAGATATGCGAGTAGTATTTAA
- a CDS encoding proteasome assembly chaperone family protein, giving the protein MRVVFNITKPFTREIFVTGFHGVGIVGHIAVKHLSRNCDVVGYVRYKKMPPVIAYEGDRLALQSEIFSCGRVAGVVNNYGLVDEAMYDFVEALSDWVVRSGFKLAVLFGGLDGRFRREPGDLLRIAYTSSYIKAGYPLEGRRLEQGLQIVGPLGLLLSYFEMRGFPALVILPYADKPADPQAASVALDHFGKLFDIRIDTADLRQLAEELEREYAEVKRQLEETRREESRYYI; this is encoded by the coding sequence ATGCGAGTAGTATTTAATATAACCAAGCCGTTTACAAGAGAGATCTTCGTCACGGGCTTCCACGGCGTAGGGATAGTCGGCCACATAGCGGTCAAGCACCTATCGAGGAACTGCGACGTCGTGGGCTACGTGCGCTACAAGAAGATGCCGCCTGTAATCGCCTACGAGGGCGACCGGCTGGCGCTCCAGTCGGAGATATTCTCCTGCGGCAGAGTGGCCGGCGTCGTCAACAACTACGGCCTCGTCGACGAGGCGATGTACGACTTCGTCGAGGCGCTCTCCGACTGGGTCGTCAGAAGCGGGTTCAAACTCGCAGTGCTCTTCGGCGGGCTGGACGGCAGATTTAGGCGGGAGCCCGGCGATCTGTTGAGGATCGCCTACACGTCGTCCTACATAAAGGCCGGCTATCCCCTCGAGGGCAGGCGGCTGGAGCAGGGGTTACAGATAGTTGGCCCTCTAGGGCTTCTCCTGTCCTATTTCGAGATGAGGGGCTTCCCTGCCTTGGTCATCCTGCCCTATGCGGACAAGCCCGCGGATCCCCAGGCGGCCAGCGTCGCCCTCGACCACTTCGGCAAGCTCTTCGACATAAGGATTGACACAGCAGATCTGAGGCAACTGGCCGAGGAGCTGGAGAGGGAATATGCCGAGGTTAAACGCCAGCTTGAGGAGACTAGGAGGGAGGAGTCGCGGTACTATATATAG
- the tgtA gene encoding tRNA guanosine(15) transglycosylase TgtA, translated as MSFEIEAKDLLGRIGRLYTKSGALETPTIFPVVDPKKQELKLSIINKYFKNIITNSYFIYSIFKEPIDVKKFLGWSGIVMTDSGAYQLMRYGVVDIEPDEILRYQSEIGSDIGVMLDLPMDSEESYFSASIKVEETLRRALRAAEMRGELGGMLLVGPIQGGIYGDLLARSARRMSALPFDIYAVGSPTTLLEEYRFDEILDMILRVKLNIRREAPLHLFGAGHPLILPFAVAAGVDLFDSASYVLYARDDRIMLRDRTVRLDEVRADYLPCSTKLCDKPVKEIREMPKMERTELIAEHNLAMLREEILEIKQRIYEGTLWEYLEEKARAHRSLYNTLRIMRKYLKLVEEYDPVTHPEPSGLLFFGDTSASRPEPYRHRLRIRHYYRHPDKPVAVLLKVDFRPYNKSWEYIYLNKILGKFREYIHVYFIDDIFGIVPEEVAEVYPLSQHESWGASEALYDDVAFISKKYKLIIIYNYYINGRNIVNVNNIDEIINILNAIYSTATPPS; from the coding sequence ATGAGTTTCGAGATAGAGGCGAAGGATCTCCTGGGAAGGATCGGAAGGCTCTACACCAAATCCGGCGCGCTGGAGACTCCAACTATATTTCCAGTAGTTGATCCTAAGAAACAAGAGCTTAAACTAAGTATAATTAATAAATATTTTAAAAATATTATAACAAATTCATATTTTATATATAGTATTTTTAAAGAACCTATCGATGTGAAGAAGTTCCTCGGGTGGAGCGGCATAGTGATGACCGACTCGGGCGCCTACCAGTTGATGAGGTACGGCGTCGTAGATATAGAGCCCGACGAGATACTTAGGTACCAGTCGGAGATAGGGAGCGATATCGGCGTGATGTTGGACCTTCCGATGGACTCGGAAGAATCGTACTTCTCGGCCTCGATAAAGGTAGAGGAGACCTTGAGAAGAGCTCTGAGAGCCGCGGAGATGCGCGGCGAGTTGGGCGGGATGTTGCTCGTGGGGCCCATACAAGGCGGGATCTACGGAGATCTGCTCGCGAGATCCGCCAGGCGCATGTCGGCATTACCCTTCGACATATACGCCGTGGGTAGCCCCACCACGCTTCTGGAGGAGTACCGGTTCGACGAGATCTTAGACATGATCTTGAGGGTCAAGCTGAATATAAGGAGGGAGGCGCCTCTGCACCTCTTCGGCGCGGGCCACCCGCTGATACTCCCCTTCGCAGTCGCCGCGGGCGTGGACCTATTCGACAGCGCGTCCTACGTGCTGTACGCCAGAGACGACAGGATAATGTTGAGGGACAGGACTGTGAGGCTCGACGAGGTGCGGGCGGACTATCTGCCCTGTAGCACCAAGCTCTGCGACAAGCCGGTCAAGGAGATTAGGGAGATGCCCAAGATGGAGAGGACGGAGCTCATAGCCGAGCACAACCTGGCCATGCTCAGGGAGGAGATCCTTGAGATTAAGCAGAGGATCTATGAGGGGACGCTTTGGGAATATCTCGAGGAGAAGGCGCGCGCCCACAGATCGTTGTACAATACGTTGAGGATTATGAGGAAGTACCTGAAGCTCGTGGAAGAGTACGACCCGGTGACGCACCCGGAGCCGAGCGGCCTGCTCTTCTTTGGCGATACGTCCGCCTCAAGGCCTGAGCCGTATAGGCACAGGTTGAGGATTAGGCATTACTACAGACATCCCGACAAGCCTGTCGCCGTGTTGTTGAAGGTGGATTTCAGGCCGTACAACAAATCGTGGGAGTATATATATTTAAATAAAATATTAGGCAAGTTTAGGGAATACATCCATGTTTATTTCATAGATGATATATTCGGGATAGTCCCGGAGGAGGTCGCCGAGGTCTATCCCCTCTCCCAGCACGAATCCTGGGGTGCCTCGGAGGCCTTGTACGACGACGTTGCGTTTATCTCGAAAAAATATAAATTAATAATTATTTATAATTATTATATAAATGGAAGAAATATAGTTAATGTTAATAATATTGACGAAATAATTAATATTTTAAACGCTATATATAGTACCGCGACTCCTCCCTCCTAG
- a CDS encoding Lsm family RNA-binding protein has protein sequence MSVLAEANKRFVAEINNLLGKEVVVGLHNGEEYRGVLHAVDSQLNIILINAVTKSGNKYAKSLLMSRYIIYINSIEREIDLRAFAKYAEKFFPGMVKYVEESNIVLISDKVRVSEIGIEGSGPLAERVRQIYEEFVKRQRGE, from the coding sequence ATGTCGGTGCTCGCCGAGGCTAACAAGAGGTTCGTTGCAGAGATAAACAATCTGTTGGGGAAGGAGGTGGTGGTAGGTCTTCACAACGGTGAGGAGTATAGGGGCGTTCTCCACGCAGTTGATAGCCAGCTAAATATAATTCTCATAAATGCTGTAACAAAATCTGGAAATAAATATGCAAAATCATTATTGATGTCTAGATATATAATATATATAAATTCTATTGAGAGGGAAATAGACTTACGGGCATTTGCCAAATATGCAGAAAAGTTCTTCCCAGGGATGGTGAAATACGTCGAGGAGTCCAACATAGTGTTGATCAGTGATAAGGTCAGAGTGAGCGAGATAGGTATAGAGGGGTCGGGGCCGCTTGCCGAGAGGGTTAGGCAGATATATGAGGAGTTTGTCAAGAGACAGCGCGGCGAATGA
- a CDS encoding TFIIB-type zinc ribbon-containing protein, with protein MICPYCRSPRIVISNGEYVCAECGSVVGPVLYVPRQNVQTPYVIRKISLKFLLYRLNKETIIYSNKIKYKEKIKQYIELLVKDLEAPIYVLDNSIKILESIDKRKIQGKNPRVVAATIFYLVSNRYGLSYDKENIAKRLNISKLSIRDTAVYLRKICKELR; from the coding sequence GTGATCTGTCCCTACTGCAGATCGCCCAGAATCGTCATATCGAACGGGGAATATGTGTGCGCTGAGTGCGGTAGCGTTGTGGGGCCCGTCCTCTACGTGCCGCGCCAGAACGTCCAGACCCCCTACGTCATAAGGAAGATCTCTCTCAAGTTCTTGTTGTATAGATTAAATAAAGAAACAATAATATATTCTAATAAAATAAAATATAAAGAAAAAATAAAACAATATATAGAATTATTAGTTAAAGATCTAGAGGCGCCTATCTATGTCTTAGACAACTCTATCAAGATCTTGGAATCTATAGATAAGAGGAAGATCCAAGGCAAGAACCCGAGAGTCGTCGCGGCAACAATATTTTACCTGGTCAGCAATAGATACGGTCTTAGTTACGATAAGGAAAATATAGCTAAAAGATTAAATATAAGTAAATTGAGTATTAGAGATACTGCAGTTTATCTAAGAAAGATATGCAAGGAGCTGCGCTGA
- a CDS encoding ATPase, T2SS/T4P/T4SS family, with amino-acid sequence MQGAALIGLVRLIELGYIDENDKIARYKDDIINIISRIYSRNIDKTIYLRYKLFYKLTKDRSAALYYLMKSLNIDNLHNLLINKNIEDILLIPGKYIYITTKFGKRRINIYATGDLVARFLSLAKAKGYRLLQSNPSFRYGLALGPLRLRISVDLPPIVSAPHIYIRVHRGVKTLNDLALDGFLNRDHIATIRREVFVNRRDLVVAGPPGSGKTTLLQAIDLELPHWLQRVYIDEADEFVDLPILNQIKINSLNKLKEIFTSMNRNIDLFIIGELQYPEHFEAYRSARSIGLQSFGTMHATDLEKAKKRLVEANIDLENIVIIQLKKKYKNKIIRYIDEIYVG; translated from the coding sequence ATGCAAGGAGCTGCGCTGATCGGGTTGGTTAGACTGATAGAGCTGGGCTACATAGATGAGAACGACAAAATAGCTAGATATAAAGATGATATAATTAATATAATATCAAGAATATATTCGAGAAATATAGATAAAACTATTTATTTAAGATATAAACTTTTTTATAAATTGACTAAAGATCGTTCCGCAGCGCTTTACTACCTCATGAAGTCGCTCAATATAGATAATCTACATAATTTATTAATTAATAAAAATATTGAAGATATTCTATTAATTCCTGGGAAATATATATATATAACTACTAAATTTGGTAAACGAAGGATCAATATATACGCTACCGGCGATTTAGTCGCCCGGTTCCTCTCGCTGGCTAAGGCGAAGGGCTATAGGCTTCTTCAGTCCAACCCGTCTTTTAGATACGGCCTAGCGCTTGGCCCGTTGCGGCTCAGGATCTCCGTGGACCTTCCTCCAATAGTCTCAGCGCCGCATATATATATTAGGGTACATAGGGGCGTTAAAACTCTTAACGATTTGGCTCTAGACGGATTTTTAAATAGGGATCATATTGCAACAATAAGGAGAGAGGTTTTTGTGAATCGCAGAGATCTCGTAGTCGCGGGGCCTCCGGGTAGTGGAAAGACGACGTTGTTGCAGGCAATAGATCTAGAACTGCCTCATTGGCTACAGAGGGTATACATAGACGAGGCCGATGAGTTTGTCGATCTGCCTATTCTTAATCAAATAAAAATAAATTCTTTAAATAAATTAAAGGAAATATTTACTTCTATGAATAGGAATATAGATTTATTTATAATAGGAGAGCTTCAATACCCAGAACACTTCGAGGCCTACAGATCTGCGCGTAGTATAGGCCTACAGAGCTTCGGCACAATGCACGCAACCGATTTGGAGAAGGCGAAGAAGAGATTGGTTGAAGCGAATATAGATCTAGAAAATATAGTTATAATACAACTTAAAAAGAAATATAAAAATAAAATTATTAGATATATAGATGAAATATATGTTGGATGA
- the thsB gene encoding thermosome subunit beta — protein sequence MSSQTAYLTQIGGVPVLIFKEGTQRAFGKEAMRLNIMIARAVAEVLRTTLGPKGMDKMLIDSLGDITITNDGATILDEMDVQHPIAKLLVEISKSQEEEAGDGTTTAVVLAGALLDEAEKLLEKNIHPTVVVSGFKKALDVAVEHLRKVAVPVNRTDAEMLKKIATTAMGGKISETVKDYFADLAVKAILQIAEQRGDRWVADLDNVQLVKKHGGSLLDTQLVYGIVVDKEVVHPAMPKRVVNAKIALLDAPLEVEKPEIDAEIRINDPTQMRAFLEEEETILKGYVDKLKAAGVNVLFTTKGIDDIAQYYLAKAGILAVRRVKRSDIEKLVRATGARLVTSIEDLSEADLGFAGLVEERRVGDEKMVFVEQCKNPKAVSILIRGGFERLVDEAERNLDDALSVVADVVEEPFILPAGGAPEVEAAKAVRAFATKIGGREQYAIEAFANALESIPKALAENAGLDAVDILTELRHKHEQADGWKYGLDVYQGKVVDMVSLGLIEPLSVKVNAFKVAVEAASMILRIDEIIAASKLEKEEKKGEKKEEEESKSETKFD from the coding sequence ATGAGCTCCCAAACCGCATATTTGACGCAGATAGGCGGAGTGCCCGTTCTGATATTCAAGGAGGGTACCCAGAGGGCGTTCGGCAAGGAGGCGATGAGGCTAAACATAATGATAGCGAGGGCTGTCGCCGAGGTGTTGAGGACCACGTTAGGGCCTAAAGGCATGGACAAGATGCTCATAGACTCGCTAGGGGATATAACCATAACGAACGACGGCGCAACCATACTCGACGAAATGGACGTCCAGCACCCCATAGCGAAGCTCTTGGTCGAGATATCCAAGTCGCAGGAGGAGGAGGCCGGCGACGGCACTACCACAGCTGTGGTGTTGGCAGGGGCTCTGCTAGACGAGGCCGAGAAGCTGTTGGAGAAGAACATACACCCGACAGTCGTCGTGTCGGGCTTTAAGAAGGCCCTCGACGTGGCCGTGGAGCATCTGCGCAAGGTCGCCGTTCCGGTCAACCGCACAGATGCCGAGATGTTGAAGAAAATAGCCACCACGGCTATGGGCGGCAAGATCTCCGAGACCGTGAAGGATTACTTCGCCGATCTGGCCGTGAAGGCCATTCTACAGATAGCGGAGCAGAGGGGCGACCGTTGGGTCGCCGACCTGGACAACGTCCAGCTCGTCAAGAAGCACGGCGGCTCCCTCCTCGACACCCAGCTGGTCTACGGCATAGTTGTGGACAAGGAGGTGGTGCACCCGGCTATGCCGAAGCGCGTGGTGAACGCCAAGATAGCCCTCCTCGACGCCCCTCTGGAGGTCGAGAAGCCTGAGATAGACGCCGAGATCAGGATCAACGACCCCACCCAGATGAGGGCGTTCCTAGAGGAGGAGGAGACGATACTCAAGGGCTATGTGGACAAGCTGAAGGCCGCTGGCGTCAACGTGCTGTTCACCACCAAGGGCATAGACGACATCGCTCAGTACTACCTGGCGAAGGCCGGGATACTGGCCGTGAGGCGCGTGAAGCGCTCCGACATAGAGAAGCTGGTCAGAGCCACGGGCGCTAGGCTGGTCACCAGCATAGAGGATCTGTCCGAGGCGGATCTGGGCTTCGCCGGGCTGGTCGAGGAGAGGCGCGTCGGCGACGAGAAGATGGTATTCGTGGAGCAGTGCAAGAACCCCAAGGCCGTGTCGATATTGATCAGAGGCGGCTTCGAGAGGCTTGTGGACGAAGCCGAGCGCAACCTAGACGACGCGTTGTCCGTGGTCGCGGACGTGGTGGAGGAGCCCTTCATACTGCCAGCCGGAGGCGCTCCCGAGGTCGAGGCGGCGAAGGCGGTCAGGGCGTTCGCCACCAAGATAGGAGGCAGAGAGCAGTACGCGATAGAGGCCTTCGCCAACGCGCTGGAGTCCATACCCAAGGCGCTTGCGGAGAACGCCGGCCTCGACGCCGTGGATATACTCACCGAGCTGAGGCACAAACACGAGCAGGCCGACGGCTGGAAGTACGGCCTAGACGTTTATCAGGGCAAGGTAGTCGACATGGTGTCGCTGGGCTTGATAGAGCCGCTGTCGGTTAAGGTAAACGCCTTCAAGGTCGCCGTGGAGGCCGCCTCGATGATACTCAGAATAGACGAAATAATAGCGGCCTCGAAGCTCGAGAAGGAGGAGAAGAAGGGCGAGAAGAAGGAAGAGGAGGAGAGCAAGAGCGAGACTAAGTTCGACTAA
- a CDS encoding 30S ribosomal protein S17e: MGRVKPRYIKSLAAKLLEMYPDKFTDSFEENKKAVAELADLQSKRVRNRVAGYITRIVKARKMSQKREEVPATSP; this comes from the coding sequence ATGGGCAGGGTGAAACCGCGTTACATAAAATCTTTGGCGGCGAAGCTCTTGGAGATGTACCCGGATAAATTCACTGACAGCTTTGAGGAGAACAAAAAGGCGGTGGCAGAGCTGGCCGATCTGCAGAGCAAGAGGGTCAGGAACAGAGTAGCTGGCTACATAACGAGGATCGTCAAGGCTAGGAAGATGTCCCAGAAACGGGAAGAGGTGCCGGCTACATCGCCATGA
- a CDS encoding peptidylprolyl isomerase produces the protein MTLNKGDYILFDYTVVVKDDNKVIETTNEATAKEAGIYRPEEVYEPRLVILGETKLWEPLENALLNADEGKDVEVEIPPEKAYGQRDLSKIKILSIREFHRHGIVPRVDDVVEIEGNRARVISISGGRVTLDFNHPLAGKTLVVRGKVVRKLTSNEEKIVYLIRQYMPRIPPDKISVSFSQDGSEAQVRLPAEVLLYEKIGNILLQAASEIGSRFAELKKVNFVEEVELKR, from the coding sequence ATGACGCTTAATAAGGGCGACTATATACTGTTCGACTACACCGTTGTGGTCAAGGACGACAACAAGGTGATAGAGACGACTAACGAGGCGACGGCCAAGGAGGCGGGCATCTACAGACCTGAGGAAGTCTACGAGCCCCGACTTGTGATACTCGGCGAGACCAAGCTCTGGGAGCCTCTCGAGAACGCTCTCTTGAACGCAGACGAGGGCAAAGACGTTGAGGTCGAGATCCCGCCGGAAAAGGCCTATGGACAGCGGGATCTCAGCAAGATAAAGATACTATCCATAAGGGAATTCCACAGACACGGCATAGTGCCTCGCGTGGACGACGTGGTGGAGATAGAGGGGAATAGGGCTAGAGTTATCTCCATCTCTGGCGGCAGGGTCACGCTCGACTTCAATCATCCCCTTGCCGGCAAGACGTTGGTGGTTAGAGGCAAGGTGGTGAGGAAGCTGACGTCCAACGAAGAGAAGATCGTCTATCTGATAAGGCAGTATATGCCCAGGATACCTCCCGACAAGATCTCGGTATCCTTCTCGCAAGATGGCTCCGAGGCCCAAGTGAGGTTGCCCGCCGAGGTTCTACTCTACGAGAAAATTGGGAATATACTGCTTCAAGCGGCGTCGGAGATAGGTAGCAGATTCGCCGAATTGAAGAAAGTAAATTTCGTGGAGGAGGTAGAGCTCAAGAGATAA
- a CDS encoding proteasome subunit beta, whose translation MTTTVGIKARDGVVLATDKRVTAGYYIAHKRGEKIWKIDEHVAATMSGGVADLQGLLSTLTILARDYKTEHRRPIPVKTLVNYASLLLFYSRPVIYIVHSIFGGFDDEGPQLYMLDWLGSYSEERYISTGSGSPYAMGVLEVGYREDMTVDEAVKLAENAVKAAMRNDPGSGEGIDIVTITKDGFRRVFSARQRVTVAE comes from the coding sequence ATGACTACCACCGTGGGTATAAAGGCTCGCGACGGAGTCGTCTTGGCGACCGATAAAAGAGTGACCGCCGGATACTACATAGCTCATAAACGCGGCGAGAAGATCTGGAAAATCGACGAGCATGTAGCCGCCACCATGAGCGGGGGAGTGGCGGATCTCCAGGGGCTGTTGAGCACGCTCACAATATTGGCTAGAGACTACAAGACGGAGCACAGGAGGCCTATACCTGTAAAGACCTTGGTCAACTACGCCTCTCTACTCCTCTTCTACTCGCGGCCGGTGATATACATCGTCCATTCGATCTTCGGCGGCTTTGATGACGAGGGACCCCAGCTGTATATGCTCGACTGGCTGGGCAGCTACAGCGAGGAGCGCTATATCTCCACGGGGAGCGGCTCGCCCTACGCCATGGGCGTACTGGAGGTGGGCTATAGGGAGGACATGACCGTCGACGAGGCCGTGAAGCTGGCCGAAAACGCGGTGAAGGCGGCCATGAGGAACGACCCAGGCTCCGGCGAGGGAATTGATATAGTGACCATAACTAAGGACGGCTTTAGACGGGTGTTCTCGGCCAGGCAGAGGGTGACAGTCGCCGAATAG
- a CDS encoding beta-CASP ribonuclease aCPSF1, whose protein sequence is MAHSLDIESKIKEILSSVEVSKVEVEGPSICVYVKNPANLSNEEVAELAKTLKKRIVVRSDSAARLSKKDAEKVILSLAPDLVEHVYFEDVGDVYIYLSKAVPERDFKKLAREIFSSTGWRAIIEMGVPSMMKLPSKDIVDVRTIYHSAYDKRAAMMRELGARIHHEPVVKEGPITVSFLGASMEVGRSAILVDTTESKVLLDCGLKPSQYEEEFPLLEQVDLDSLDAVVLSHAHMDHVGCLPYLYKYGYRGPVYMTDPTKYLTYILLTDYVELKEREGQIPPYTKSDIETLMYHIITLDYEEVTDIAPDIKLTLYDAGHEIGSALVHLHIGNGRYNILYTGDFKFGRTNLLNKAVNKFKRVEMLIMESTYGGRDDVQPPRVEAENTLVKAITETIENRGKVLIPAFSTGRAQEILYILNREINRGNLKRVPIYVDGMIVETLNAYLMYPHFLNREVAEEIYGGVNPFTSSGSIEVVERAKRIEDRINQIARITQDERPGVIIAPHGMLNGGPILDYFVHLAPDPANKLIFVSYQAENTLGRRILNGEKDFIVRSISMGETKVSMRMGVVSIPGFSGHSDRRELMKYVETVEPRPRKVVLIHGEPSKIVSLATSIELRYKITTVIPRVGERIRAL, encoded by the coding sequence GTGGCGCATTCTTTAGATATCGAATCTAAAATCAAAGAGATTCTGTCGAGCGTCGAGGTATCTAAGGTAGAGGTTGAGGGACCATCTATCTGTGTTTACGTCAAGAATCCTGCTAATTTAAGCAATGAAGAAGTCGCCGAGTTGGCAAAGACCCTTAAAAAAAGGATAGTAGTTAGGAGCGACTCGGCGGCGCGGCTGTCGAAGAAAGATGCTGAGAAGGTAATCCTCTCCCTCGCCCCTGATCTGGTAGAGCACGTGTATTTCGAGGACGTGGGGGACGTCTACATATACCTCTCCAAGGCGGTGCCCGAGAGGGACTTCAAGAAGCTCGCCAGAGAGATCTTCTCGTCGACTGGCTGGCGCGCCATAATAGAGATGGGGGTGCCCAGCATGATGAAACTGCCCTCCAAGGACATAGTGGACGTCAGGACGATCTACCACAGCGCCTACGACAAGAGGGCCGCGATGATGAGGGAGTTGGGGGCCAGGATACACCACGAGCCCGTTGTGAAGGAGGGACCCATAACCGTCTCGTTCCTCGGGGCGTCTATGGAGGTTGGCCGGAGCGCTATACTGGTCGATACCACCGAGAGCAAGGTGCTCCTGGACTGCGGCCTCAAGCCGTCGCAGTACGAGGAGGAGTTCCCGCTACTGGAGCAGGTAGACCTAGACTCCCTCGACGCCGTCGTGCTGTCGCACGCGCACATGGACCACGTAGGTTGCCTCCCCTACCTCTACAAGTACGGATATAGAGGCCCTGTATACATGACCGACCCCACTAAATATCTGACTTACATACTTTTGACAGACTATGTCGAGTTGAAGGAGCGCGAGGGGCAAATCCCGCCGTATACCAAAAGCGATATAGAGACTCTTATGTACCACATAATCACGTTAGACTACGAGGAGGTGACGGACATAGCGCCGGACATAAAGCTGACCCTATACGATGCCGGCCACGAGATAGGATCGGCCTTAGTACATCTACATATAGGCAACGGGCGCTATAATATATTGTATACAGGCGATTTCAAGTTCGGGAGGACGAATCTTCTGAATAAGGCCGTGAATAAGTTCAAGCGCGTGGAGATGTTGATAATGGAGTCCACATACGGCGGCCGCGACGACGTCCAGCCGCCTAGAGTCGAGGCGGAGAACACCTTAGTTAAGGCAATTACCGAGACCATAGAGAACAGAGGCAAGGTCCTCATACCGGCCTTCAGCACAGGCAGAGCGCAAGAGATCCTCTACATACTAAATAGAGAGATTAACAGAGGGAACTTGAAGAGAGTGCCTATATACGTCGACGGCATGATAGTAGAAACCCTAAATGCGTATCTGATGTACCCGCACTTCTTGAACCGAGAGGTGGCGGAGGAGATCTACGGAGGCGTGAACCCCTTCACGTCGTCCGGTAGCATAGAGGTGGTGGAGAGGGCCAAAAGGATAGAGGACAGGATAAACCAAATAGCGCGCATAACGCAAGACGAGAGGCCCGGCGTAATAATAGCCCCCCACGGCATGCTTAACGGCGGACCTATACTCGACTATTTCGTGCACCTAGCCCCCGATCCAGCCAATAAGCTGATCTTCGTCTCCTACCAGGCCGAGAACACATTGGGGCGGCGCATCCTCAACGGCGAGAAGGACTTCATAGTCAGGAGCATATCCATGGGGGAGACCAAGGTATCCATGAGGATGGGCGTCGTGTCGATACCCGGCTTCTCGGGCCACAGCGACCGGAGAGAGCTTATGAAATACGTGGAGACAGTAGAGCCCAGACCGCGTAAGGTCGTCTTAATACACGGCGAGCCTTCCAAGATAGTCAGCCTGGCCACCTCCATAGAACTGCGTTATAAGATAACCACAGTAATACCTAGGGTAGGCGAGAGGATAAGGGCTCTCTGA
- a CDS encoding LSm family protein, with protein MSSDMSKCLATLGATLQDSIGKRVLVKLRDGYEIRGILKSFDQHVNLLLEDAEEVIDNVILKRGTMVVRGENVLFVSPT; from the coding sequence ATGTCAAGTGACATGTCGAAATGCCTAGCCACACTAGGCGCGACGCTCCAAGACTCCATAGGGAAGAGGGTGTTGGTGAAGTTGAGGGATGGGTACGAGATAAGGGGCATTCTAAAGTCCTTCGATCAACACGTTAATCTACTGCTTGAGGATGCCGAGGAGGTCATCGATAATGTGATATTGAAAAGAGGCACCATGGTCGTGAGAGGGGAAAACGTCCTCTTCGTCTCGCCGACATGA
- a CDS encoding 50S ribosomal protein L37e: MKGTPSMGKHSRGKTHIRCPRCGRHSYNVSKGYCASCGWGRSRRLRRYNWAK, translated from the coding sequence ATGAAGGGCACGCCCTCGATGGGGAAGCACAGCAGGGGCAAGACGCACATACGCTGTCCTAGGTGCGGACGCCACTCCTACAACGTGTCCAAGGGATATTGCGCAAGTTGCGGCTGGGGCCGCTCGCGGAGGCTTCGTAGATACAACTGGGCTAAGTAG